In a genomic window of Chloroflexaceae bacterium:
- a CDS encoding helix-turn-helix domain-containing protein encodes MGDDTHYLSLSAASKLLGVHSTTLRRWADDGAVPVYVTPGGHRRFARKDIEALAARRPISAHALGSAWAARALAQTRSDLAAPASRPAWLASISEEERAAWRRIGQRLMGLVLHYINSPRDDDDLLAEARRIGGEYAARARQAGMPLTAALEAALFFRDSLVESAMGLPEEAHLRPEASARLLRRISRVANEVHLAVAAAYEQSS; translated from the coding sequence ATGGGCGACGATACGCACTATCTCTCCCTCTCCGCCGCCAGCAAGCTCCTCGGCGTTCACAGTACGACGCTGCGGCGCTGGGCCGACGACGGCGCGGTGCCGGTGTATGTTACACCCGGAGGCCACCGGCGCTTTGCGCGCAAGGACATTGAGGCCCTGGCGGCGCGCCGGCCCATCAGCGCCCATGCCCTCGGCAGCGCCTGGGCCGCGCGGGCCCTGGCCCAGACGCGCAGCGACCTTGCCGCGCCGGCCTCTCGTCCGGCCTGGCTGGCCAGCATCAGCGAGGAGGAACGCGCGGCCTGGCGCCGCATCGGCCAGCGACTGATGGGGCTGGTGCTGCACTACATTAACAGCCCCCGCGATGATGATGATCTCCTTGCCGAGGCGCGACGCATTGGCGGCGAGTACGCCGCCCGCGCCCGGCAGGCGGGTATGCCCCTTACCGCTGCCCTCGAAGCCGCATTGTTCTTCCGTGATTCGCTGGTGGAGTCGGCGATGGGCCTGCCCGAGGAGGCTCACCTGCGTCCCGAGGCCAGCGCGCGCCTCCTGCGCCGCATCAGCCGCGTCGCCAATGAGGTGCATCTGGCCGTTGCCGCTGCATACGAACAGTCGTCCTGA
- a CDS encoding undecaprenyl-phosphate glucose phosphotransferase, translating into MAVISSSPRRRAGSVKARPALRPRTWRALLRLGLILCDLAALNGAIVSVFLYFRPTIEAAGDRLPSNPVDVARFALLFNLTALVIFAANGLYEMRRGASRVDEAFKVVTAVSLVAVAGIVINTLLPQLGGQDLPITRDVLVWSWAIAIGATVLLRGLHRSVVYWLRRHGIDTRRVVLVGAREPGQLVWRTIRRRPALGYRVQGFVSDTAPVGSEVEGLPVLGRTSQLGRVVRATQADEVIIALSGRSTQDLMEIISLAEDEAVEIKVYPDTFQLITNNDISIGDLSDLPLVSVKNAALDNPWNRALKRVLDIVVATTVLLLGAPVLLLIALAIRLDSPGPVFFLQERVGMDQRPFWMIKFRTMRVDAEQLGAWTTPNDPRVTRVGRFLRRTSLDELPQLINVLLGEMSIVGPRPEQPRWVEQFSQQIPRYMRRHKEKAGLTGWAQVNGLRGDTSIEERTRYDLYYIENWSLLFDIKIILRTIVNFLTGKQENAY; encoded by the coding sequence TTGGCCGTAATCTCCTCCTCCCCCCGGCGGCGCGCCGGGTCGGTTAAGGCGCGCCCGGCCCTGCGGCCCCGCACCTGGCGCGCGTTACTGCGCCTCGGGCTGATCCTCTGCGACCTGGCGGCGCTCAATGGCGCAATCGTGAGCGTGTTCCTCTATTTTCGCCCCACGATCGAGGCCGCTGGCGATCGCCTGCCCTCCAACCCCGTGGACGTGGCGCGCTTCGCCTTGCTCTTTAACCTGACCGCGCTGGTCATCTTTGCCGCCAACGGCCTCTACGAGATGCGCCGCGGCGCCTCGCGGGTTGACGAGGCCTTCAAAGTGGTTACGGCAGTGTCGCTGGTGGCCGTGGCGGGAATTGTGATTAACACCTTGCTCCCGCAACTGGGCGGCCAGGATCTGCCGATCACCCGCGACGTGCTGGTGTGGAGCTGGGCGATCGCCATCGGCGCTACGGTGCTGCTCCGCGGCCTGCACCGCAGCGTGGTGTACTGGCTGCGCCGCCACGGGATCGACACCCGTCGCGTAGTGCTGGTGGGCGCCCGCGAGCCGGGGCAACTCGTCTGGCGCACCATTCGCCGCCGCCCGGCCCTGGGCTATCGCGTCCAGGGCTTTGTGAGCGACACGGCCCCCGTCGGCAGCGAAGTTGAGGGCTTGCCTGTTCTCGGACGCACCAGCCAGCTCGGGCGGGTAGTGCGGGCCACCCAGGCCGACGAGGTGATCATCGCCCTCTCGGGGCGCTCCACCCAGGACCTGATGGAGATCATCAGTCTGGCCGAGGACGAGGCGGTCGAGATCAAGGTCTATCCCGACACCTTCCAACTAATCACCAACAATGATATTTCGATTGGCGACCTGAGCGACCTGCCGCTGGTGTCGGTCAAGAACGCCGCTCTCGATAACCCCTGGAACCGGGCGCTCAAACGCGTCCTTGACATTGTCGTAGCCACTACCGTGCTGCTGCTTGGCGCTCCGGTGCTGCTGCTGATCGCCCTGGCCATCCGCCTGGATTCGCCGGGACCGGTGTTCTTTCTGCAGGAGCGAGTGGGCATGGACCAGCGGCCCTTCTGGATGATCAAGTTTCGCACCATGCGCGTGGACGCCGAGCAACTCGGCGCCTGGACCACCCCCAATGATCCCCGTGTTACGCGGGTGGGGCGCTTCTTGCGCCGCACCAGTCTCGATGAATTGCCCCAGTTGATCAACGTGCTGCTGGGCGAGATGAGCATTGTCGGCCCTCGCCCCGAACAACCGCGCTGGGTTGAACAGTTCAGCCAGCAGATCCCCCGCTACATGCGCCGCCACAAAGAGAAAGCCGGACTTACCGGCTGGGCCCAGGTCAACGGCCTGCGCGGCGACACCAGCATCGAGGAACGCACGCGCTACGATCTGTACTATATTGAAAACTGGTCCCTGCTGTTCGACATCAAGATCATTCTGCGCACCATTGTCAATTTTCTCACCGGAAAGCAAGAAAACGCATATTGA
- a CDS encoding tannase/feruloyl esterase family alpha/beta hydrolase — protein sequence MTMMSYRRTLPLLLVLVLLVTSVLAGARPARADACPTSAELPVPGAEMQKITCVEDLSVSALLPLGLTVATDWFGLNATGTLNPRAGPGIQIDGYFPDTPPSAPYAPNSFNGWNHDAQFVIRLPRNWNGKLVIAPSPGNRRQYSSDVIISDYVLAKGYAYASTDKGNVGASFYLDGERPGDAIAEWHHRVGELTRAVREVIHCHYGRYPERTYLFGISNGGYQVRYALERDPRLYDGGVDWEGTLFTRDGPNLFTYLPTALAQFPIYANPASTPEQVEAARQAMLAAGFAPGSEFLWPVHNQVYWGLTQRIYRLEFDPDYTGLDAEYDYASRPDEVKDAVGRVSLTGRIRRPMITVHGTLDALLPPATNADPYVALIPPRRRERLHRYYLVENGNHVDGFLRGFEIAGLPIFPDDLEPLLPCARAAFEALEQWVEGHVSPPPGGLITRDKVDLNSCQLQ from the coding sequence ATGACAATGATGTCGTATCGCCGGACGCTCCCGCTGCTGCTGGTCCTGGTGCTGCTCGTCACGTCGGTGCTGGCCGGCGCCCGGCCCGCCCGCGCCGATGCCTGCCCGACCAGCGCGGAACTGCCCGTCCCCGGCGCCGAGATGCAGAAGATCACCTGTGTGGAGGATCTCAGCGTCAGCGCCCTGCTGCCTCTCGGCCTGACCGTGGCGACCGACTGGTTCGGCCTCAACGCCACCGGCACGCTCAATCCCAGAGCGGGTCCGGGCATCCAGATTGACGGCTACTTCCCTGACACGCCCCCGTCGGCGCCCTACGCGCCCAACTCCTTCAATGGCTGGAACCACGATGCTCAGTTCGTAATCCGCCTGCCCAGGAACTGGAACGGCAAACTGGTCATCGCTCCCTCGCCCGGCAACCGGCGCCAGTACTCCAGCGACGTCATCATCAGCGATTATGTGCTGGCGAAAGGCTATGCCTACGCCTCAACCGACAAGGGCAACGTCGGCGCGAGTTTCTACCTCGATGGCGAGCGTCCCGGCGATGCGATCGCCGAGTGGCACCACCGTGTGGGCGAACTCACCCGCGCGGTCCGCGAGGTCATCCACTGTCACTACGGTCGCTATCCTGAACGCACCTACCTCTTCGGCATCTCCAACGGCGGCTACCAGGTGCGCTACGCCCTCGAACGCGACCCGCGGCTCTACGACGGCGGCGTGGACTGGGAGGGCACGCTCTTCACTCGCGATGGCCCGAACCTCTTCACTTACCTGCCGACGGCCCTGGCCCAGTTCCCGATCTACGCCAACCCCGCCAGCACCCCTGAGCAGGTAGAAGCTGCGCGCCAGGCGATGCTCGCCGCCGGCTTCGCGCCCGGCTCTGAGTTCCTCTGGCCGGTGCACAATCAGGTCTACTGGGGGCTGACGCAGCGCATCTACCGGCTGGAGTTCGACCCCGATTACACTGGCCTCGATGCGGAGTATGACTACGCTAGCCGGCCCGACGAGGTCAAGGACGCCGTCGGGCGCGTCTCCCTGACGGGGCGGATCCGGCGGCCTATGATTACGGTGCATGGCACGCTCGATGCACTGTTGCCTCCTGCGACCAACGCTGATCCCTATGTGGCGTTGATTCCTCCCCGGCGGCGCGAACGTCTGCATCGCTACTACCTGGTGGAGAACGGCAACCACGTGGACGGCTTCCTGCGCGGCTTCGAGATCGCCGGTCTGCCGATCTTCCCCGATGATCTCGAGCCGCTCCTGCCCTGTGCCCGCGCCGCCTTCGAGGCCCTGGAGCAGTGGGTCGAGGGCCATGTCAGCCCGCCGCCCGGCGGGCTGATCACCCGCGATAAGGTGGATCTCAATAGCTGCCAGTTGCAGTAG
- a CDS encoding 3-oxoacyl-ACP synthase, which yields MNSAPIGIVEVGTYVPASYITAAEIARRSGIPEEVLIAKFGIERKPVPGPDDHTNAMALRAARDALERSGTRPEDIDVVLCTTEEWKEYPLWTAGIKLAYDLGARRAWAMDVQLRCGTTIAALQLARGLMLADPGVETVLIAGGYRNGDLVDYANPRSRFLVGLSCGGGALILRRGHPRNHLLGISIITDGSFSLDVIVPAGGTVEPLTPQALAARRNCIDVPDPEGMKRRLDAVSMPNFLAVIDEALARSGRTRADIGYLNLLHMKRSAHRAVLEALGLREDQSCYLSDLGHVGQQDQMFLIRRGLELGRLRDGDLMVMAAAGIGYAWAAACVAWGEPRRG from the coding sequence ATGAACAGCGCACCCATTGGCATTGTCGAGGTGGGCACCTATGTGCCGGCCTCCTACATCACCGCGGCGGAGATCGCCCGCCGCAGCGGCATTCCCGAGGAGGTGCTGATTGCCAAATTCGGGATTGAGCGCAAGCCCGTGCCCGGCCCTGATGATCACACCAATGCCATGGCCCTCCGCGCCGCCCGCGATGCCCTGGAGCGCTCCGGAACACGCCCCGAAGACATTGACGTTGTGCTCTGCACTACCGAGGAGTGGAAGGAATATCCCCTCTGGACGGCGGGGATCAAGCTGGCCTACGATCTCGGCGCCCGCCGCGCCTGGGCCATGGACGTCCAATTGCGCTGCGGCACCACCATTGCCGCGTTGCAACTCGCCCGCGGGCTGATGCTCGCCGACCCTGGCGTGGAGACCGTGTTGATCGCCGGCGGCTACCGCAACGGCGATCTGGTGGATTATGCCAATCCCCGCTCGCGCTTCCTGGTCGGGCTGAGCTGCGGCGGCGGCGCGCTGATCCTGCGCCGGGGCCATCCGCGCAACCATCTGCTCGGCATCAGCATCATCACCGATGGGTCCTTCTCTCTCGATGTGATCGTGCCTGCCGGCGGCACCGTCGAGCCGCTGACCCCCCAGGCGCTCGCGGCGCGCCGCAACTGCATTGACGTCCCCGATCCCGAGGGTATGAAGCGACGCCTGGATGCGGTTTCGATGCCCAACTTCCTGGCAGTCATTGACGAGGCGCTGGCTCGAAGCGGCAGGACCCGCGCCGACATCGGCTATCTCAACCTGCTGCATATGAAACGCTCCGCTCACCGGGCCGTCCTGGAGGCCCTGGGGTTGCGCGAGGACCAGAGTTGCTACCTGAGCGACCTGGGCCACGTCGGCCAGCAGGATCAGATGTTCTTGATCCGCCGGGGTCTGGAGCTTGGCCGTCTGCGTGACGGTGATTTGATGGTAATGGCCGCCGCGGGCATCGGCTATGCCTGGGCCGCCGCCTGCGTGGCCTGGGGCGAACCCCGCAGGGGCTGA
- a CDS encoding glycosyltransferase family 2 protein, with the protein MSSLAVVILNYNRADLLADCLKSIYAAPTRCTLTVWVVDNASTDGSAAMVRERFPQVELIVSPVNGGFAYGNNLALRAILAGPRVNYVLLLNNDTIVPPGALDGLVEYLERHPDVGVVGPKLLLPDGSLDLACRRSFPDPEVAFYRMAGLARLFPRHPRFARYNLTYLDPDVETDVDAVVGACMLLREGVIREVGLLDEQFFMYGEDLDWAYRIKQYGWRIVYYPQVVVYHYKRAASSRRPIPSIRAFYDAMRIFHRKHYRAITPAPLNALIETGITVKELLALGRNLLLPPAARRVG; encoded by the coding sequence ATGTCGAGCCTCGCCGTCGTTATTCTAAACTACAATCGCGCCGATCTGCTGGCGGATTGCCTCAAATCGATCTATGCCGCGCCGACGCGCTGCACGCTGACAGTCTGGGTGGTGGATAACGCCTCGACCGATGGCAGCGCAGCGATGGTGCGGGAGCGTTTTCCGCAGGTCGAATTGATCGTCAGCCCGGTGAACGGCGGGTTTGCCTACGGGAACAACCTGGCCCTGCGGGCCATTCTCGCCGGGCCACGGGTCAACTACGTGCTCTTGCTGAACAACGACACCATCGTGCCGCCCGGGGCGCTCGATGGGCTGGTGGAGTACCTGGAGCGCCACCCGGATGTGGGCGTGGTTGGCCCCAAGCTGCTCCTGCCCGACGGATCGCTCGATCTGGCCTGCCGGCGCAGCTTTCCCGACCCTGAGGTCGCGTTCTATCGCATGGCAGGTCTGGCGCGACTGTTTCCGCGCCACCCCCGCTTCGCCCGTTACAACCTGACCTACCTCGACCCCGACGTGGAGACGGACGTGGACGCCGTGGTCGGGGCCTGTATGCTGCTGCGCGAGGGGGTGATCCGCGAGGTGGGCTTGCTCGACGAGCAGTTCTTTATGTACGGCGAGGATCTGGACTGGGCCTACCGCATCAAGCAGTACGGCTGGCGGATCGTCTACTATCCGCAGGTGGTGGTTTACCATTACAAACGCGCCGCGAGCAGTCGCCGGCCTATCCCTTCGATACGCGCCTTTTACGACGCGATGCGCATCTTTCATCGCAAGCACTATCGTGCCATCACGCCGGCCCCGCTCAACGCGCTGATCGAGACCGGCATTACTGTGAAGGAGTTGCTGGCACTTGGCCGTAATCTCCTCCTCCCCCCGGCGGCGCGCCGGGTCGGTTAA
- a CDS encoding arginine decarboxylase translates to MKQQTFADYMRDNFGFTGEGQLTDFLSREHGELMLGGRLNLSELARSHGAPLEVVYTPQISIQIARMRQWAEEARRRAEYPGSFLYAYATKANFAAEAVHTALQAGAHYETSAAADVVIAHGLFRQGLLSHDRLICCNGSKEAGYLEAIRDLRLAGCANVIPVLDDLDELEALIDTPAPLQFGVRERAAGNRDGAHPGNDRFGLTGEEIERAAARIARSRHQLALYHAMIGSQVEDEAHFLATLRESVENYARLRRVTPTLRYFNFGGGMPTSGYRLGFSFDYEGFLTRLMVIIRDICAAHDVPAPDLIGEFGRYTVATHSVVLLEVGAVKRGQPGAPDWYLVNGSLMVTLPDSLLVEGQEFVILPLSDWERPARPVRLGGRRTCDSDDVYPRPDRAPLILPDTGAGLVLAIFGVGAYQQMISGRGGAHHCLSPEPARVIITEREGRLISRYVPQQDQATIARLLGYQSQLAPLAVRPLPAGRRRGYPRQPRMARVVAVGD, encoded by the coding sequence GTGAAGCAGCAAACCTTCGCCGACTACATGCGGGATAACTTCGGCTTTACGGGTGAGGGCCAACTGACCGACTTTTTGAGCCGTGAACATGGGGAACTGATGCTGGGCGGCCGGTTGAACCTGTCGGAGCTGGCGCGGAGCCATGGCGCGCCCCTGGAGGTCGTTTACACGCCGCAGATCAGCATCCAGATCGCTCGGATGCGTCAGTGGGCCGAAGAGGCGCGGCGGCGCGCCGAATATCCGGGGAGCTTTCTGTACGCCTACGCCACCAAGGCCAACTTCGCCGCCGAGGCGGTGCACACGGCGCTGCAAGCCGGCGCGCACTACGAGACGTCCGCCGCGGCTGATGTGGTGATCGCCCATGGACTGTTCCGGCAGGGATTGCTTTCCCATGATCGGCTGATCTGCTGCAACGGCTCGAAAGAAGCGGGCTACCTGGAAGCGATCCGCGATCTGCGCCTGGCCGGCTGCGCCAATGTGATACCGGTGCTCGATGATCTGGACGAACTGGAGGCGCTCATTGACACGCCGGCGCCGCTGCAATTCGGGGTGCGCGAGCGCGCCGCCGGCAATCGCGACGGGGCCCATCCGGGGAACGATCGCTTCGGCCTGACCGGCGAGGAGATCGAGCGGGCCGCCGCGCGTATCGCCCGCAGCAGGCATCAACTGGCGCTCTACCACGCCATGATCGGCAGCCAGGTGGAGGACGAGGCCCACTTCCTGGCCACCCTGCGCGAGTCGGTCGAGAACTACGCGCGTCTGCGTCGCGTTACGCCGACGCTGCGCTACTTCAACTTTGGCGGCGGGATGCCGACGTCAGGCTACCGCCTGGGATTCAGCTTCGATTACGAGGGCTTTCTGACCCGGCTGATGGTCATTATTCGCGACATCTGCGCCGCCCATGACGTGCCGGCGCCCGACCTGATCGGCGAGTTCGGACGCTACACGGTGGCGACCCACAGCGTCGTCTTGCTCGAAGTCGGCGCAGTGAAGCGGGGCCAGCCGGGGGCGCCCGACTGGTACCTGGTCAACGGGAGCCTGATGGTCACCCTGCCAGATTCGCTGCTGGTTGAGGGACAGGAGTTCGTGATCCTGCCGTTGAGCGACTGGGAGCGCCCGGCGCGCCCGGTGCGACTGGGAGGGCGCCGCACCTGCGACAGCGATGATGTCTATCCGCGCCCCGACCGCGCGCCGCTGATCTTGCCCGATACCGGCGCGGGCCTGGTGCTGGCGATCTTCGGCGTGGGCGCCTACCAGCAGATGATCTCGGGGCGCGGCGGGGCGCACCACTGCCTGAGCCCCGAACCGGCGCGGGTCATCATCACCGAGCGCGAGGGCCGGCTGATCTCGCGCTATGTGCCCCAGCAGGATCAGGCGACGATCGCGCGGCTGCTCGGCTACCAGTCCCAACTCGCGCCACTGGCGGTGCGTCCATTGCCTGCCGGGCGCCGGCGCGGCTATCCGCGGCAGCCGCGGATGGCCCGCGTCGTCGCGGTGGGGGACTAG
- a CDS encoding alpha/beta hydrolase has protein sequence MSTIPLLPGITSRMVDTPRLRQHVRFSGPEDGVPVIFIHGNNSSATFWEETMLALPAGFRGIAPDLRGYGDTEFKPVDATRGCDDFADDVLALADALGVERFHLVGHSLGGVVAWALLAIAPERLITVTLAAPGSPYGFGGTRDLDGTPIWPDFAGSGAGLVSQEFAQREAAQDRSEENPQSAPRVVMNTYYWKPPFRPAREEELLSGLLSIKVRPDHHPGDLTPSENWPGVAPGVLGPNNALSPKYLGAMPGRILAAAAKPPILWVHGADDQIVSDASLFDVGTLGKLGVLPNWPGEEVYPPQPMVGQIRRFLERYAAAGGRFREVQLADCGHTPYLEKPEEFNAAFHAHLQGA, from the coding sequence ATGAGTACGATCCCCTTGCTGCCCGGCATTACCTCGCGGATGGTTGATACGCCGCGTCTGCGCCAGCATGTGCGCTTCAGCGGCCCCGAAGACGGCGTTCCCGTGATCTTCATCCATGGAAACAACTCCTCGGCGACATTCTGGGAAGAGACCATGCTGGCCCTGCCCGCGGGCTTCAGAGGCATCGCCCCCGACCTGCGCGGCTACGGCGATACCGAATTCAAACCGGTGGACGCCACGCGCGGTTGCGATGATTTCGCCGATGACGTGCTGGCCCTCGCCGATGCCCTGGGTGTCGAGCGCTTCCACCTTGTCGGCCATTCGCTTGGCGGCGTGGTGGCGTGGGCCTTGCTGGCCATCGCCCCCGAGCGCCTGATCACCGTCACCCTGGCCGCTCCCGGCTCGCCCTACGGCTTCGGCGGCACCAGAGATCTAGACGGCACGCCGATCTGGCCTGACTTCGCCGGTTCCGGCGCGGGCCTGGTGAGCCAGGAGTTCGCCCAGCGCGAGGCCGCCCAGGATCGCAGCGAGGAGAATCCCCAGTCAGCGCCCAGGGTGGTGATGAACACCTATTACTGGAAGCCGCCCTTCCGCCCTGCCCGTGAAGAAGAGTTGCTCTCCGGCCTGCTCAGCATCAAAGTGCGCCCCGACCACCATCCCGGGGACCTGACGCCCAGCGAGAACTGGCCGGGCGTCGCTCCCGGCGTGCTGGGGCCGAATAACGCCCTTTCACCGAAGTACCTCGGCGCGATGCCCGGGCGCATCCTGGCCGCGGCCGCCAAGCCGCCCATCCTCTGGGTCCACGGCGCCGACGACCAGATTGTCTCCGACGCGAGCCTGTTCGACGTCGGCACCCTGGGCAAACTCGGCGTGCTGCCCAACTGGCCCGGCGAGGAGGTCTATCCCCCGCAGCCGATGGTCGGGCAGATCCGCCGCTTTCTGGAGCGCTACGCGGCTGCCGGGGGCCGCTTCCGCGAGGTGCAACTGGCCGACTGTGGCCACACGCCCTACCTGGAGAAGCCGGAGGAGTTCAACGCTGCCTTTCATGCCCATTTGCAGGGCGCGTGA
- a CDS encoding DUF4058 family protein, giving the protein MPSPFPGMAPYLEGYLWPDVHNALAAKIRQVLTPLLRPRYTARLSAYVVEDTAPESDLGVMYPDVEVKRARRPAETIATATEPPHHEARTTTPAAVTIPMLLPVEVQIPNVEIRDTAHNQLVTSIEIISPVNKREPGLSAYRRKRQRLYQAGVHLLELDLLRRGIHPIAHAMLPEAPYLIALTRAHTGSTDVWPLRLPDPLPVVPVPLLPPDDDVVLDLGLALREVYDEAAYDLSIDYQQDPPPPPLSAEERSWLNQLRQRM; this is encoded by the coding sequence ATGCCCTCCCCATTTCCAGGCATGGCCCCCTACCTTGAAGGCTATCTCTGGCCCGATGTGCATAACGCCCTGGCTGCCAAGATCCGGCAGGTGTTGACCCCGCTCCTGCGCCCGCGCTATACGGCGCGTCTGAGCGCCTACGTGGTCGAGGATACCGCGCCTGAAAGCGATCTGGGGGTGATGTACCCCGATGTCGAGGTCAAGCGCGCGCGGCGTCCGGCGGAGACCATCGCCACCGCGACCGAGCCGCCGCACCACGAGGCCCGGACGACTACCCCGGCTGCCGTGACCATCCCGATGCTCCTGCCGGTCGAGGTGCAGATCCCGAATGTGGAGATCCGCGATACGGCTCACAATCAACTGGTGACGTCCATCGAAATCATTTCCCCGGTCAACAAGCGTGAGCCCGGTCTGAGCGCCTATCGCCGCAAGCGCCAGCGTCTCTATCAGGCCGGCGTGCATCTGCTCGAACTCGATCTGCTACGGCGCGGCATACATCCCATCGCTCATGCTATGCTGCCAGAGGCGCCCTACCTCATCGCCCTTACACGCGCGCACACGGGCAGTACCGACGTGTGGCCCCTGCGCCTGCCGGATCCCTTGCCTGTGGTCCCCGTTCCGCTCCTGCCCCCTGATGACGACGTGGTGCTGGACCTGGGTCTGGCGCTGCGCGAGGTCTACGATGAAGCGGCCTATGATCTCTCCATTGATTATCAACAGGACCCTCCACCGCCGCCTCTTTCAGCGGAAGAGCGGAGCTGGCTCAACCAGTTGCGCCAACGGATGTGA
- a CDS encoding long-chain fatty acid--CoA ligase yields the protein MEMYLGDWLGRRARLTPDKIALYDAECGMRPISYAAWNAQATRAAAFLRRLGVTRGDRVAVLAYNSVAFLDLWFACGKIGAIMQPLNWRLTSAELAALVADGTPSVFVYGPEFAPLIADLRAQAPSVRAWIAFDASARAAASDLAFDERDACDEPVPPLALSWDDPWVICYTGGTTGTPKGAVLTHGNVAWNAVNTVASWGLDARDVAILNAPMFHTGGLNVFTAPLVLVGGASVVCKSFQVDQVFDLVNSGLVTLFFGVPTMFIALQQHPRWPEADFSRLKLVISGGAPCPMPVFEEFWRRGVDFKTGYGLTEAGPNTFWLPPEDVRRKPGAVGHPLMFIDLKLVDAEGHEVGPGTVGELLIRGPHVCAGYWGRPAETARAFTPDGWLRTGDLAVRDEEGYYTIVGRLKDVIISGGENIYPAEVESVLAAHPAVAEVALIPAPDPRWGEVGWAVVAPRPGHPLDSDGLLAFAGERLARYKLPRRVIWAEALPKTAAGKIDKQALVRTYVTSPQEERA from the coding sequence ATGGAAATGTATCTCGGTGACTGGCTTGGCCGGCGCGCCCGGCTGACCCCTGACAAGATCGCTCTCTACGATGCCGAATGCGGCATGCGACCGATCAGCTACGCCGCGTGGAACGCGCAGGCCACCCGCGCTGCGGCTTTCCTGCGGCGCCTTGGCGTGACGCGGGGCGACCGGGTGGCCGTACTGGCCTACAACTCGGTGGCCTTTCTCGATCTGTGGTTCGCCTGTGGCAAGATCGGCGCGATCATGCAGCCGCTCAACTGGCGGCTCACCTCCGCCGAACTGGCCGCCCTGGTCGCCGATGGCACGCCCAGCGTCTTCGTATATGGCCCCGAATTCGCCCCGCTGATCGCCGACCTGCGCGCGCAGGCGCCCTCGGTGCGCGCCTGGATCGCCTTCGATGCGAGCGCCCGCGCTGCGGCGAGCGATCTTGCCTTCGATGAACGCGATGCCTGCGATGAGCCTGTGCCTCCCCTGGCGCTGAGTTGGGATGACCCCTGGGTAATCTGCTACACCGGAGGCACCACCGGCACGCCCAAGGGCGCCGTGCTCACCCACGGGAACGTCGCCTGGAACGCCGTGAACACTGTGGCGAGCTGGGGGCTCGATGCCCGCGATGTCGCCATTCTCAATGCGCCCATGTTTCACACCGGCGGGCTGAATGTTTTCACCGCGCCGCTGGTGCTCGTCGGCGGCGCCTCGGTCGTCTGCAAGAGCTTCCAGGTTGACCAGGTGTTCGACCTGGTCAACTCGGGCCTGGTGACTCTCTTCTTCGGCGTGCCGACCATGTTCATCGCCCTGCAACAGCACCCTCGCTGGCCGGAGGCGGACTTCTCGCGGCTCAAGCTGGTGATCAGCGGCGGCGCGCCCTGCCCTATGCCCGTCTTTGAAGAGTTCTGGCGGCGAGGCGTGGATTTCAAGACCGGCTACGGGTTGACGGAGGCCGGCCCCAACACCTTCTGGCTGCCGCCCGAAGATGTGCGCCGCAAGCCGGGCGCGGTGGGCCATCCGCTGATGTTCATTGATCTCAAACTGGTGGATGCCGAGGGCCACGAGGTGGGGCCGGGCACGGTGGGCGAATTGCTCATCCGCGGGCCGCACGTCTGCGCGGGCTACTGGGGTCGCCCCGCCGAGACGGCCAGAGCCTTCACCCCCGATGGCTGGCTGCGCACCGGCGATCTGGCCGTGCGCGATGAGGAGGGGTATTACACCATCGTTGGCCGCTTGAAAGATGTGATCATCTCCGGCGGCGAGAACATCTATCCCGCCGAGGTGGAGAGTGTGCTGGCCGCCCACCCCGCGGTGGCCGAGGTGGCGCTCATCCCCGCCCCCGACCCCAGGTGGGGCGAGGTGGGCTGGGCCGTGGTGGCGCCCCGTCCCGGCCACCCGCTCGATAGCGATGGTCTGCTGGCCTTCGCCGGGGAACGTCTTGCCCGGTACAAGCTCCCGCGCCGGGTCATCTGGGCCGAAGCGCTGCCCAAGACTGCCGCGGGCAAGATTGACAAGCAGGCCCTGGTTCGCACCTATGTCACCTCACCACAGGAGGAACGCGCATGA